The uncultured Paludibaculum sp. sequence CGCCTTCCACGCCAGTTCCCGATCAAAGCCTTTGAACCCCTTACGAATCGCCTCCGCCACCAGCGAGTCCGCATGCGTCCCGATCATGATGTTCGTGTACGACGGATTCGGCCACTTCGGCATCCATCCGCCTTCCTGGAAGTTCTGCAGCAGCGCGGTGATCATCCCATCGATCCGCTCCGGGGCGAACAGCGTCAACATGGGGCTCTCCGCGCGGAACGTGTCCCACATCGAGAAAGCAGTGTAGCTCTCGCCCTGGTGTACCTGGTCATCGAAGGCGCTGTAATACCGGCCATACTCGGAAAAAAGCCGCGGGTACAACAGCGTGTGATAGAGGGCGGTGTAGAGCCGGGTCTTCTCGCGATCGCTGGCGCCCTCCACTTCCAGGCGGTTCAGTTTCTCCGCCCAAGCGGCATGCAGACGCCCGCGCACTGCATCGAAACTCCACTCCGGGATCTCGCGCCGCAGATTCTCCCGTGCCTGCTCGATGCTTAGGAAGGAGGTCCCCACGCGGACCTCCACCAGTTCACCCGGGCGAAACTCGGCGAAGGCGCCCCGGCTCGCCGAGGCGTCCTCTTTGTCCATCCCATACGTCCCGGCCTTCTGGGGAGCCTGCCGGAATTGCACGGCGAAGAAGCCCTTGAAGTTCGGCAGCTTGTGCGGACCCAGGTGCGCATCCATGCGGTGCGGGTTGTAGCCGGTGATCTCGTGGGTCGTCGGATCCACGGCAGCAGAACCGGCGACACCCGGGCGCGACGTCTCAACCAGTACCCGAGCGGTACCGTTGCCCGGAAATCGGAAGCGGAAGATCGCACAACGCTCCGTAGCCGTCATTTCCGCCCGAATCGTCGCGCCATCGGCGGTGCGCAGCGACACAGCATAGTAATCCGCCTGGGCGGTTTCATCGCTGTGTGAGAACGCGAGCCCCCGCGATTCCGGAGTAGTGCGGAGCGTACCGGTCTGCGGCATCAATGTGATGTACCCGTAGTCACCCATCCAAATGGCGGGCTGGTGAGTTCCGATAAAGCCGGTGATGGCCGGATCGTCGTACTCATAGGACGTGATGCTGATCTTGTTCTGCCGCGTCTGGGGCGTCCAGTTCGTCATGGCGAACGGGGGCGAGACAAACGGCATCGTCCCGCCGTAGCCAATCTTGCCTTTCTGCGTACCAATCAATGGATTCACGAAAGTGAGTGGATCGCGCTCAGCACCCAGAAGAGCGGGCGCAACCAGAAGACAGATCAGAGGTAGACGCATGGGTGACCATAATTACTCTAGCGAACTGGGTTCCCGCGGTCCTCGCCATGGCCGCGCTTGAGACAACCGCAAGGTGCACCGAGTGAAAGGGGAGGCCCGGCGACAAAGGCGTCACAGCGATCCCCGATTCTGGGTGGGCCGTAGCTGCGCGGCGTTTCGGCCCGGTCGCCTCCAGTCGAAACCGGTAGTTTCATACAGGTTGGAAGAGCGGCAGCCAGCAGGGCCGCGCACGCACCCCTGAGCTCTTCACCACCACTACCGCCAGATTTATCCGCGATCCGATTGCCAGTGGTGGTTCCCATCAGATCCTGACAGACGTTGGGGCTTTATCGGGAGCGCCCCCGCGGATGCCCACTTTAGAGGGGCATCGCGACGGGTGCTCGTTGCGGCTAGGCGGCAGGCCCAGCACTTCCGACTCCGTCCCCGGCAAGCAATTCCCGCACCATCCTGAGAAGAGTCTCGGGCGTGTAGGGCTTGGGCACAAAGCGGGCACCGGCGTTGAGGAATTCTTCCATCCGGATGGATTCCCCTGCGTAGCCGGAGACATACAGAATCTTCAAGTGCGGGTCGGACTGCTGGAGCTGTTGAACGAGTTCGATACCGCTCATCCCAGGCATCATGAGGTCGCTGATGACCAGATCAACGCGGCCGCTGAACCTCTCCTTCAGCGCCAGAGCATCGCTGCCGTTCGCCGCCTCGAGAACCTGGTAGCCGTAGTGCTTGAGGATGCCGACGGCCGTGCCGCGCACGTTCTCGTCATCCTCCACGACAAGCACCGTCTCGTTGCCCGACAACGTCTGGCGGGACTTCAGGTGGGCTTTCGCGCCACCGGCGGGGTCTGTAACGAGTGGGAAATAGACACGGAAGGACGAGCCCCGTCCGGGCTCACTTTCCACATCGATGAAACCGCCGCTGCGTTCAACGATCCCGTAAACGGTGGCGAGTCCGAGCCCGGTGCCACGGGTGCGGTCCTTCGTGGTATAGAACGGTTCGAAGATGTGCTGCTGCACTTCAAGACTCATTCCGGAACCATCGTCCGTCACCGTCAGTTCCACGTGGGGACCGCAGCGTTGGGGCCACGCGTCATTGCCTTGGAGAAGGACCTTCGCCGTGCGGACCGTCACAGTGCCGGAGCCTGCTATTGCATCGCGGGCATTGATGGTCAGGTTCATAAGGATCTGCTCAAGATGAGTGGAGTCGACCATCACACAGCCGACATCCGGAGCCAGTTCCAGACGAAGAGTGACATTCTCACCGATGAGGCGACGGATCATCATCTGGAGGCTCGTGATGACCGTATTGGGATTCATCGGCTCGCGATGTTCGATCTCGGTGCGGCTGAAAGCTAGCAACTGGCGGGTGAGCGCCGCCGCACGTTCGCCTGCGTAGTGAATCTGGTTGAGCGGTTCAGCCATTGCGCTGCCGGGTGGCAGGCTCTGACGGAGGAGGCCGGCGTACCCGTTAATGACGGTCAAGTGGTTGTTGAAGTCATGCGCGACGCTGCCCGCCAACCGGCCGACCGACTCCAACTTCTGGGACTGCAGTACCTGCTGCTCGAGGAGTTTGCGTTGCGTGATGTCGACCCGCGCACCGACGATGCGACGGGGGCGGCCGTGATCGTCGCGTTCGACGACCTTCGCCGAGCCGAGAATCCACACATAATGCCCATCCTTGTGGCGAACCCGAAACTCGACGGTGGCGCTGGAGACGCCATCCTTCGTCATGCCTTCCTGTTCGCTGTCGAGCCTGGCGCGGTCGTCGGGATGCGTCATTTCCCGCCACTTCTTGACATCCACGGTCAGTTCTCCCGACTGGTAGCCCAGCATGGTGCAGAACCGCGGACTGAGGAACCGCTCGCCGGTGTCAATATTCCAATCCCAATACCCTTCATTGGCTGCGTCTAGCGCCAGTTCGAGCCGCTCCTGGGCCAACAGACGATCGCGTTCGGCGAGTTCCCTGTCCCGCTCCAGATCCATGCGGTCCAGCGCCAGCGACAGGCTCTCGCCGACCTCTTCGGCCAGCTCGATCTCTTCGGTGCAGAAGAAACCGGGTTCAGTCGAGTACATACCGAGAACGTAGACCGTCCTACCCCGGCGAGAGACCGGCAGACAGATGGCGGACCGAAGGCCGTACTTGGCGGCCGATTCGCGCCACGATACCATGTTGGGGTCCGTTGCGAAATCAGCTGCGGCAACAGCCCGGCCTTCACGAACACAGGCACCCGTGGGTCCGCTGCTGAGCGGGCCGTCGCCGGCCTCGATTCTGACTTCGTCCAGGTATGCCGCGCCCGGCCCATCCTTGGCCACAGGCGACACCAGCGAAGTGACCGGATCGATTCTGCCGACCCAACTGACGCGGAAGCCGCCCGATTCCACCGCGATACGACAGACTTCGCGGAAGAGATCTTCCTCGCATCGGGCCCGGGCGATAGCGGCATTGCAACGACTGAGCACCGCATAGAGATGATTGAGCCGCTGAATCTGCTGTTCGGTTTGCTTCCGCTCAGAGATGTCCCGAAGGATGCTCTGGTACACACAGTGATCGTCGACTACGATCTCGGATGAGCTGACTTCCGTAGGGAAGGAGCGGCCATCCTTGTGGCGATTCGCGGTTTCGAAGACGATGTTCTTCTTCTCGTCGATCACTTTCATCCGCCGTTC is a genomic window containing:
- a CDS encoding PAS domain S-box protein, giving the protein MREAEKESRRVYSAIPILALLIFGIAVAGSLYILHQHRGFDTEVHLKVSAAAAMKAADVAAWRGERLADAQVLAAGIQHMPVLLRTLRGQAIPLEREQAREWLDLLREQYHYANVSIVGVRGEVLISAGRFTPDSRQLERWTSNLTDKAELVFSDPGITAGAVPLLSANIALRTPQGERLGSLLLGIDPEIYLFPTLREWSAAGLTGELVLLQRDGGSVVILNNTRARRNSALGIRKPLASSDSPEVRAIQGEGGRIEGIDYRGEAVIAAARQVAGSGWFVLAKIDRSEALAPEFRTTIQFSVLLVALILLSGALVRLILRRQSAWFHLEKYQSELERSRLLSLYNALSRHANDAILVFERDGRIIEVNDRAIDMFGYSREEMLRMRVPQLKPEEQAGDFERRMKVIDEKKNIVFETANRHKDGRSFPTEVSSSEIVVDDHCVYQSILRDISERKQTEQQIQRLNHLYAVLSRCNAAIARARCEEDLFREVCRIAVESGGFRVSWVGRIDPVTSLVSPVAKDGPGAAYLDEVRIEAGDGPLSSGPTGACVREGRAVAAADFATDPNMVSWRESAAKYGLRSAICLPVSRRGRTVYVLGMYSTEPGFFCTEEIELAEEVGESLSLALDRMDLERDRELAERDRLLAQERLELALDAANEGYWDWNIDTGERFLSPRFCTMLGYQSGELTVDVKKWREMTHPDDRARLDSEQEGMTKDGVSSATVEFRVRHKDGHYVWILGSAKVVERDDHGRPRRIVGARVDITQRKLLEQQVLQSQKLESVGRLAGSVAHDFNNHLTVINGYAGLLRQSLPPGSAMAEPLNQIHYAGERAAALTRQLLAFSRTEIEHREPMNPNTVITSLQMMIRRLIGENVTLRLELAPDVGCVMVDSTHLEQILMNLTINARDAIAGSGTVTVRTAKVLLQGNDAWPQRCGPHVELTVTDDGSGMSLEVQQHIFEPFYTTKDRTRGTGLGLATVYGIVERSGGFIDVESEPGRGSSFRVYFPLVTDPAGGAKAHLKSRQTLSGNETVLVVEDDENVRGTAVGILKHYGYQVLEAANGSDALALKERFSGRVDLVISDLMMPGMSGIELVQQLQQSDPHLKILYVSGYAGESIRMEEFLNAGARFVPKPYTPETLLRMVRELLAGDGVGSAGPAA
- a CDS encoding GH92 family glycosyl hydrolase, which gives rise to MRLPLICLLVAPALLGAERDPLTFVNPLIGTQKGKIGYGGTMPFVSPPFAMTNWTPQTRQNKISITSYEYDDPAITGFIGTHQPAIWMGDYGYITLMPQTGTLRTTPESRGLAFSHSDETAQADYYAVSLRTADGATIRAEMTATERCAIFRFRFPGNGTARVLVETSRPGVAGSAAVDPTTHEITGYNPHRMDAHLGPHKLPNFKGFFAVQFRQAPQKAGTYGMDKEDASASRGAFAEFRPGELVEVRVGTSFLSIEQARENLRREIPEWSFDAVRGRLHAAWAEKLNRLEVEGASDREKTRLYTALYHTLLYPRLFSEYGRYYSAFDDQVHQGESYTAFSMWDTFRAESPMLTLFAPERIDGMITALLQNFQEGGWMPKWPNPSYTNIMIGTHADSLVAEAIRKGFKGFDRELAWKAVYKDAMVPPDGDTTRRWLDREEGTPYEGRAGLTYYKQLGYIPTDKTDEAASRTLEDSYDDWCVAQIAKALGKEEDYRFFLRRSLNDRNLFNPALGLMNGKTSDGRWAPIGGPADTQGNRSEAGWTEGDAWAYTWSPLHDQAGLVQLLGGRDAYAKKLDAHFSGGHNVHSNEPSHHYAYLYDFAGQPWKTQAKVREIAAAEYGYDAGGLDGDDDCGQMSAWLLFTAMGFYPVNPASGEFLIGSPMYSRMSIRLRNGKTFRVVADNVSSTNLYIQSAMLDGKPLNDPLITWEQIQSGSTLAFKMGPKPSRWGSDWQATPIPSK